The Paraburkholderia bonniea genome includes a window with the following:
- a CDS encoding response regulator transcription factor, translated as MRIAILQNDASQSAAIKKILVNAGHSCVVFDDGLTLSKARARSTVDLLVLDWKGVRMSGIEVLKTVRAVGGDRLPVIFASGDASEESMVQALSLGADDYVTLPVIRPAEFRERVSALLRRSYPERCDAAGFIVGPYQFDAVRQRIRLHGELLPLSGTQYRLASLFFSNLGRILSRDHIFAMVWGREFREATRTIDSHVSRLRLVLEIEPKNGFRLQSVYKSGYRMLRLSDLGQDIEEMDDELVAA; from the coding sequence ATGCGTATTGCTATTCTTCAAAACGACGCCAGCCAGAGCGCGGCTATTAAAAAAATTCTGGTCAATGCAGGCCACAGCTGTGTGGTCTTTGATGATGGTCTGACGTTATCCAAGGCACGTGCCCGTTCGACGGTCGATTTACTGGTACTCGACTGGAAGGGTGTGCGTATGTCCGGCATCGAAGTGCTTAAAACGGTTCGCGCAGTGGGTGGCGACCGGCTTCCGGTGATCTTCGCGTCGGGCGACGCGTCGGAAGAGAGCATGGTGCAGGCGCTGTCGCTTGGCGCGGATGACTACGTCACCTTGCCGGTGATACGTCCCGCTGAATTCCGTGAACGTGTCAGCGCGTTATTGCGGCGCTCCTATCCTGAGCGCTGCGATGCAGCTGGTTTTATCGTGGGCCCGTATCAGTTTGATGCGGTGCGTCAGCGGATCAGGCTGCATGGTGAGCTATTGCCGCTGTCAGGCACTCAATACAGGCTGGCCTCGCTGTTCTTCTCGAATCTCGGCCGGATTCTGTCGCGCGATCATATTTTTGCCATGGTGTGGGGCCGCGAGTTTCGTGAAGCGACCCGGACGATCGACAGCCATGTGTCGCGCTTGCGTCTGGTGCTCGAGATCGAACCGAAAAACGGCTTTCGTCTGCAGTCGGTATACAAGAGCGGTTATCGCATGCTGCGTTTGAGTGACCTCGGTCAGGATATCGAGGAGATGGACGATGAGCTTGTAGCCGCTTGA
- a CDS encoding UDP-2,3-diacylglucosamine diphosphatase — MAHGLAGGAADAVSARWPVPQIERYRTIWLSDMHLGSSGCQVNYLLDFLQHTESQYLYLVGDIIDGWRLKKDLYWPRSHGDVVQAVLHKARTGTAVAYIPGNRDESIRPFCGYVFGEVQVLEEAFHLTLAGKRLWIVHGDLFDSVMQHARWLACLGARLYSASLMLERCCNLGRRWLGLPYWPLSQYLKRQVKNVTHFSTSFEQAVADGTRQRGCDGIVCGHIHQPEIRDIDGVLYCNDGDWVESLSALVETLDGELKLVYWTALRGATTPASTRKARRFSL, encoded by the coding sequence ATGGCGCATGGCCTGGCAGGCGGTGCGGCGGATGCCGTCAGCGCGCGCTGGCCTGTGCCGCAGATTGAACGCTATCGCACGATCTGGTTGTCCGATATGCATCTCGGTAGTAGTGGCTGTCAGGTGAACTATCTGCTCGACTTTTTACAGCACACCGAATCGCAATACCTGTATCTGGTTGGCGACATCATCGACGGCTGGCGCTTGAAAAAAGATCTCTACTGGCCGCGTTCGCATGGCGATGTGGTGCAGGCGGTTTTGCATAAAGCCCGGACGGGAACGGCGGTCGCATATATCCCTGGCAACCGCGATGAATCCATCCGGCCGTTTTGTGGCTATGTGTTCGGTGAGGTACAGGTGCTTGAGGAGGCGTTTCATCTGACGCTGGCGGGCAAGCGTCTGTGGATCGTGCATGGCGATCTGTTCGATAGCGTGATGCAGCATGCCCGCTGGCTCGCTTGTCTGGGCGCGCGGCTTTATTCCGCCAGCTTGATGCTGGAGCGCTGCTGCAATCTTGGCCGCCGCTGGCTAGGTTTGCCGTACTGGCCGCTGTCGCAATACCTGAAGCGCCAAGTCAAGAACGTTACCCACTTCAGCACCTCATTCGAGCAAGCGGTGGCTGATGGCACGCGTCAGCGTGGCTGCGATGGCATCGTGTGCGGCCATATTCATCAGCCGGAGATCCGCGATATCGACGGCGTGCTGTATTGCAACGATGGTGACTGGGTCGAGAGCCTGTCGGCGTTGGTGGAAACTTTAGATGGCGAACTCAAGCTGGTGTACTGGACCGCTCTGCGGGGTGCCACTACGCCAGCAAGCACGCGCAAGGCGAGGCGGTTTTCTTTGTGA
- a CDS encoding glycosyltransferase family 2 protein, with the protein MNRLLGPPPCARISCVICAFNEEAGIGAVLEIVSRHPLLNEVIVVDDGSSDDTAEIVRRYPSVQLLSQPLNQGKSAAMATGIAASRAEWLMLLDANLTGLTAAHITALTEPVRSGRAEISLSLRQNSLRLYRALGIDFVSGERVLRRALVEPELTALYGLPRFGVEVFINDQIVAAHLKIAVIDWHGVEQTRKKSYWKNMQTTWRMLTELLEVVAPLTLLCQIWHMRSLRVRSE; encoded by the coding sequence ATGAACAGGCTCCTTGGTCCCCCGCCCTGCGCACGCATCTCATGTGTGATCTGCGCCTTTAACGAAGAGGCTGGCATTGGTGCAGTGCTGGAGATCGTGTCGCGCCACCCACTGCTCAACGAAGTCATCGTGGTCGACGATGGCTCAAGCGACGACACCGCCGAAATCGTGCGGCGCTATCCGTCCGTGCAACTGCTGTCGCAACCGCTCAACCAGGGCAAAAGCGCCGCCATGGCCACCGGCATCGCCGCGTCTCGCGCCGAATGGCTGATGCTGCTCGATGCCAACCTGACAGGCCTCACCGCAGCGCACATCACCGCGCTGACGGAACCTGTGCGCTCGGGACGCGCTGAAATCAGCCTGAGCCTGCGGCAAAACAGCTTGCGGCTCTACCGCGCACTTGGTATCGACTTCGTCTCAGGCGAGCGCGTGCTGCGGCGCGCGCTAGTCGAGCCCGAACTCACAGCCCTTTACGGCTTGCCACGCTTTGGCGTCGAAGTCTTCATCAATGACCAGATCGTTGCCGCTCACCTGAAGATCGCCGTGATCGACTGGCACGGCGTCGAGCAAACCCGCAAGAAAAGCTATTGGAAAAATATGCAGACCACGTGGCGCATGCTTACTGAGCTGCTAGAAGTTGTCGCGCCACTAACACTGCTCTGCCAAATCTGGCACATGCGTTCACTGCGAGTGCGAAGCGAGTGA